The nucleotide sequence CACCCCTTGGTGTCATAAATGCCGTCGGCGGTGACACTGCCGATCCGCTCATGCACCGGGATCTGCGCCAACAGATCGGGCAGAACAGGCGCATCCCCGATGCGGTTGCTGGTCATCTCGACGGCCCGGACTTCCAGCGTATCAGCATCAACACCTATGTGGATCTTGCGCCACTGGCGACGGCGGCTGGCCCCATGCTTGCGGACCTGCCACTCGCCTTCGCCCGAGAACTTGATTCCGGTGCTGTCCACCAGCAGATGCAGCGGCCCGGACGCCGCACGATACGGGATCTGCACCTTAAGGTGCTTCTGCCTGCGGCAGAGCGTTGTGTAATCTGGCACGGGCCAGTCGAGCCCTGACAGGGCCAGAAGGCTCTCCACAAACCCTGTCGTTTGACGAAGCGGCAACCCGAACATAACTTTGATAGAGAGGCAAAACTGTATGGCCGCCGCCGAAAACCTCTCAGGGTGACCCGCCTTGCCGCTCGGGACCGCGAACCAGGCCATCTCCGGATCAAACCACACCATCAGGGAGCCACGCCGCTTCAGGGAGGCTTTGTTGGGCAAATGCAGCGTAGGATTCACCTCACGAATCCACTCTGTTAGTCAGGCGGTATGAGCAGACCGAAGCCGCCGACTTACCGCACCACGAACTGGCATGACTACAATGCTGCGCTTGCGCGGCGTGGGTCGCTGTCGATCTGGTTTGACCCCAGGACGCAGTGGCTTGCCGCGCCAACCGGCAAGCGTGGTCGTCAGCCCGTCTTCACTTATGCCGCGATCCAGACCTGCCTGACGCTGAAGACCCTGTTCGGACTACCGCTACGGCAGACGACTGGCATGATCGCCAGTCTGCTTGAGCTTGCCGGGCTTGATTGGCCGGTGCCGGACTTCAGCACCCTATGCCGTCGCCAAAAGACCTTGATCGTCCACATCCCCTGCCGCCCCAGCTCAGGCGCTCTGCACCTGCTGATCGACAGCACTGGCGTGAAAGCCGAGGGCGATGGCGAGTGGCTGGCCAAGAAACACGGCCCGTCGAAGCCGCGGGACTGGCGCAAGGTTCACCTCGGGATTGATGCTGAGACGCTGGAAATCCGGGCTATCGAGATCACAGGCAGCCGGATCGGCGATGCGCCCGTTATGCCCGACCTGCTGAACCAGATCCCTGGCGATCAGCCCTTGGGCATGGTCACCGCCGATGGGGCCTATGACACGCGGGCCTGTCACGCCGCCATTGCGGCGCGCGGGGCAGCGGCAGTCATCCCG is from Gemmobacter sp. 24YEA27 and encodes:
- a CDS encoding IS5 family transposase — translated: MSRPKPPTYRTTNWHDYNAALARRGSLSIWFDPRTQWLAAPTGKRGRQPVFTYAAIQTCLTLKTLFGLPLRQTTGMIASLLELAGLDWPVPDFSTLCRRQKTLIVHIPCRPSSGALHLLIDSTGVKAEGDGEWLAKKHGPSKPRDWRKVHLGIDAETLEIRAIEITGSRIGDAPVMPDLLNQIPGDQPLGMVTADGAYDTRACHAAIAARGAAAVIPPRRNGKPWKEHTAGAVARNNALRSCRRLGRAIWKRWAGYHRRSLVEAKMRCFKLLGERVMSRDFDRQVAELQIRAAILNRFTALGTPLTLRAG